Below is a genomic region from Gigantopelta aegis isolate Gae_Host chromosome 1, Gae_host_genome, whole genome shotgun sequence.
GTTGTAGTACTTAACTGATAGAAAAGAATGATGTTGACTTAACAATTagtgtttgttgggttttttgttgtttttttcaatttgcagTCTATGCCTGAGAAGATATAATGCATTTTTCTGTCTCTGCTCTAGTTAACGAACAATATATATCATCTAACcttcatataaaatgtgttaatccCATTGGTTATTTACACCAAGACAAAACCATTGTGTACCCGTATCAATTTCTTTTATTCTCTGCCTGTAATCTTCTACAGTTTGCTGTCCCAAATTACATAATGCTATATAATCTAGAGCAataatagatttaaaaaaactaaaatatattcaatCAAGTATCcatatatcataattattttaactataaaatacaccatttaactataaaatatgtatatttttagaaaCTGTAGAGTAATCAATACTTGCGCACATCACATTTTTTCTAAAGCTCACGAGCACGCACAATCAAATGGCGTCACATTTATCAACAAAATCAAAgtgaactaaaacaacacttccTGGTCCGTTAACAGAATATGTCTACATCATTTGTGTTTTTCACCATTGAAAAGTCAGTACCAtccataactttaaaaaaaaaaacggcttCCTTAAGTTTGGCGTACTAGTAACTGTTAATGATCACCTACCTAATTACGAATTCGATTCATTTCAACATTCATGTTGTTTATTGTGATATTTACTTTATACATTCATTTCTGgagtggggtgggtgtgtgttttAATTGATATCTTTTTTTCAGACCATTGTGTATTGAAGACATTTGAAGTTAATAACTGTTCATGTTGTTGCAACTATTTTTCACATTGTCAAGTGCTTTCTTGCACGTCCATATGTTACATTTTCATTACAGCTTGACGTTAATTtgttataataaagaaaactaaaatttaGTAGTATTGGTCATTTTAAACCTTGGCACTCATGCACATTATGATTAGGTcctgttaatttatatacatacaacacttaacatttgtttaacgaatatatatagtaaaacataatatttcaatttttgtttgatCCTGTATTTTTAAACtaacacattgttttagagtTGACCGAGACAGGAGTGGACAGATATCAGTCAAGGAGTTAGGAGACGCTTTGTCAAATGGTAAGAGTTGTCTCCGATGACGTCAGTATAACCCCCATTTATAATTTtacccttttttcttcttttttgactTCATGTTGCATAGTGCCAGCATGGACAGGCAGAAGAGTTTACTTAGAGCCAGTTTCAGAAATTTAGAATATTATTTGAAAAGCCAATAATTTAGGTATAATTTATTaactaaaaacagttttatactAAACAGGGTTAGATATCTCATAATCTTGTGCTTCTGGTCCAAAATCTGGATTCACAGAAGCACAGAATCTTACTAATTTCACATCGATGTCATCGTGATGTTTGACCAAATTGACAATCTCTTTGTTTAcagttttacatacatgtatgcatgtatatactatgcatgtacatgtatgtgtatatggcttgtactgtatatatactaaGTATTACTTGTGCCTGTCCTTGTTTTCGTCATTTGCACTTGAAGGTGAAATGTTAATGAGCATGGgaatatttaaaattgtgtcAACACAAAATGTAACCAAGCAGGTGTTAAAgttgcacatacatacatgtacatacatgtgcatattaaatatttaaatgtcatGACTTTTGAATGGGTTTTAattatgttgttgttatattttgtttatttttttaactttgttttgtgttgAATTGGAGGGCATGCACCACCTACCtgtacatttgtaaatgtaGTTAGTTCGTCCACCCCGTGGGCATGACATATATCATaatgtttgaaaatatttcaGATCATGACCTTTAATTATTGTAAATTCCAGTGACTGTAAATACAGACCTGTAACACTTTGTATAATATCCACAAGCATTACATTtggggattttgttttcaactttATGATTCTGCTGGATTTACAAAAGTGAAGAAATCAAGATATTTTTCAATGCCTTCTcataatgtttatttactaaatGCTTCTGGTCCAAAATCTGAATTCACAGCAGCACAGAATCTGACTAATTTCACATCAATGTCATCGTGATGTTTGACTGTACATGCATTCAACTGTTagagtgcatgtgttttaaattTACAGGTGTGGGGGAGGGGCAGTTATGTTaactctttcttctttttttaagtgtCATGATACTTCATGCcttcttcaaaaaaaaaaaaaaattctatgtGTTCCCTCTTagaaatatacaataatatgtaCATGAATGTATATACAGCTGGTTTTGAATGTACAAATGATTGCACATAATGTATACTTTCGGGAAAATGTTCCTGTGTATTGtacaacatattatttttaacagaaagtaaaataaaattgatttcaagaaaaaaaatttgttaatgaaacctctcaaaactggaattccctcaaaactagaCATTTTTCTcagcccctttttaaatatctgtactgtacatagagaacctctctaaactggatacctcttaaaccaGACTTTTTTACTTGGTAtagagggtgtccagtttagaggagtttcactgtacatatatGTAAGATGATTTGCAGTTGGTTTGAGACCATTTTGTTTGGTGCACAAGAACTTCTTTCTGCGAGTATATATAGTAGttagtatataattataggTTTGTATAGGTTTTCATGCAATCTGTGACACATTACTGACTGAcagacaaaaaataaattgattagTCAGTCAGCAAGCTGCTGCAGGTTTTATGGAAGCCAGATTTAAGCTATTTGTTCACCTTTGTCCACCATTACTTGCTTGTTTCccttttgtgtttgtatgttccCATGCTTTTCATGCAATGTGCATAGCATGcatacatgtttttatatataaagaaacctTAATTTTTATACACACTGTCTGCTAACTCAGCCCTTTTGGTACAAATGTATCTTATTATAAGTCTTAACGTAACATAGACTATACACTACTGTTCATATACATGGATGTTCTTTTGTTAAAGGTTTTCGGTTTTGACAtgtacagggtttctgccagagggtaaaacgggtatggcaccatacccagatacatgtattttgacagatttcatttttttaagttaactttttgacaaaatgaattactattatcattactgtatgattttcttaaccataaccctaaacgtaacccattgtctttcttggggaggccccccataccctctgttgactgtggttgcattcagttccatagcgccatatacccaaaaatttctttctggcagaaacactgatgtaCATATTCAAATATCCATATGATGGTTACAAATTAAACAATGACCTGGGGTGTCTTTTGAAATATATTCCATGACATTCCATATGTCACTCTGAAATTGTTACGTACAATTTTGTTCTCTGTTCATATGCATGTACTTGTATCTGACTGTATTGCATAGGACTGGATGTTCAGTAAATTGGTTGCTGAAAAACCTTGTTGATACTCATTGTACATTCACAGTGATACAACtcacatgtacaaatgtacatgtatgtcaatggTAATTCTAGATACCAAATTTTGGTTTTCCACATTGCATTGAATTTGTGTATAAAGGTTAAGCTTTCTTGCCCTGCATGAACAGTTTAATGAACCGATATCAAGAGTTCAGACTTCAGTGGACAGAATCCAGCATTTGGTGACATGATCACTTCGGCAATCATGTACAAAGTTCTGCTTGATGAAATTTTGTTACTGCAGTTAAGAGTTTTTGTTACTGTAGGATTGACAAGGATCGCAGTGGCAGCATTTCGACTAATGAACTTGGAGAAGCCTTGTCGAATGGTAAGAAAAAGAGTGTTTAACAACATCCAGACTATATAGCAAAACAAACCTGGTCATACatcacgtacatgtatatggtatgTGAGTTACAGTACAAGCCAAGAtaatttggacaagtgaaaatattggcgaACAAGTtaatttctagatgtatttgtcagTTGGACTATCACTGATGTATGTGCAGTTGTGATCAGCTTGCAAAGATGTGTGAGCATGGAAAAGCAAGTCTATGATGTGTAGTATTTTCAATGtcctgaaaatataaaacaaaatttcattatGGCATGcatgtttgtgttgtgtttttagtAGTGTATAGTCTAGCTATGCTAATTTAATACttattataatatagtaaaagggcatgacaccactagagcacattgcttaattaatcatcggctattggatgtcaacatttggtcattctgactcgtagttaacagatgaaacccgctacatttttcttaatgcagcaagggatcttttatatgcaccttcccacagacaggaaagcacataccagagcctttgacaggctgtggtgcactggttagaacaagagaaaaaacaatcagttgaatggatctaccaagGTGGTGACTATATTTGAGATGTATTAAGTAGTTCATACAAATGTATCTCATATAATTTATAACATATGTATTTACAATGAGTGttatcattttaatgtttacacaggttgaataaacattttgtaacagaAATGTTTATGGCACATCCATTTTGATaacctttattaattaatataagatTAATATCAGTTGGTAACCTTTAATGCTAATAATagtacattaaatattttatctgtcAGTTGTTATTTGAatgattttcaaaacaaaatgtacacgATTCagaaatgtttaaattatttgttattattcattttaatttttaaaggaaCATGGACTCCATTCAATCCAGAAACAGTTCGACTGATGATTGGTAAGTTAATAGATATGAATATTCATACCGATGATTGGTAAATTAATAGATATGAATATGCATACTGATGTTTGGTAAGTTAATAGATATGAATATGCATACTGATGATTGGTACATTGTAAGTTAATAGATATGAATATTCATACTGATGATTGGTAAGTTAATAGATATGAATATTCATACTGATGATTGGTAAGTTAATAGATCTATATGAATACTTATACTGATGATTAGTAAGCTAATAGATATTAATATTCATACTGATTTTTGTTAAGTTAATAGAGTCTATATATGAATATTCATACCGATGATTGGTAAgttaatatatatgaatattgaTATTGATGATTGGTAAGATAACTTAATAGACATGAATATTCATATTGATGTGCACAAAACAAGTCTGAGCAGTGATGTAACTTGGAGGATTGATATTTTAGGGCTCACATTTTACCAAGAGCCATGGTTGCTTTCGTTATTTGCTGTTGTCAGAGCTGGGCAGTATACCATATATACAGTACCAGTCTGTATCAGTATCGTGTCAGTACTGATTTACTGTGGCAGGCAAATcttggtattgaaaaatgtttcccacCATTTagtattagtgatgactgttaatttaactaagtggactgttgtcttggcatgtgagtgagatcgtacgccttttcgcataaccaaaaccgttctaatgccaaaaaaaaggttataaaaaataaatgtgtcaaattaacatatttgagtataaatacatggcatacttcaacaataaaatttgtaaaataatccccaaaacagtaatattttttggtgaattttttttaccctcttataagtcgaccccccaagttataaaataatttttgggtgaaaaaaattcgacttataggcgaagatatacggtaactaatgttagtgttaattttcacgtgtttttaattatatatattttttacctgtgatatttctgtcattagtattaatattaatattgttccTACTTGACAGGAATGTTTGACCGGGACCAGTCAGGAACGATCAACTTCCAGGAGTTCTCGGCGCTCTGGAAGTACGTCACTGACTGGCAGCAGTGTTTCCGTAGTTACGACAGAGATAACTCCGGGTCCATTGACAAGAATGAATTAAAAAATGCACTCACATCTTTCGGTAAGTTCACCCACAGTGGCTTttatagctacatgtacatttagaACACTTTAGCTATAAtctatgtataaaatatagaaatggAATCAACAAAATGACACCAGTTCCTCGGTTATTTTTATCACTTCACTTCATTCATTCTAGAACACCACCTCGTCTTACTCGACAAATCACTCACTTTGATCTGTCTGTAGACAGTTGGGAAAGCAAGCTGGAATCAGTTTGAAGTTTAGCTTGTGTTGTGCTAATGCGGTGGATGGGACAAGTCACTaatgaaacatattaaaaaacataaaataacagaGCTACTTCAAAGCTTTTAATGGTATTCTTGTCTTTTGCATGTTAGGAACTTctcagtaatttttttttttttaaaggaagatgttgccataaaataatgttcatgtaCCGTTGACAACAATTCATTGtttgttacatattaaataaatccaaatattattagtttttatttaaaaaaaatccccataaaaattaaaattcctAACAGTTGATTTATCTGACAACATACATGTGGTGCACATCTCAACTAATCAAAATGATGAATGAAACAAAATCACTCTTAACACCACAAATTTCAAGAAATCgcccattttttaatttattcattcattccgttatttgtgtatttatttactcaTTCATTGTTAGGTTCATTTATTTACTTCCTCAGGTTACCGGCTGTCTGACCGATTCTACGATATCCTCGTTAAGAAGTTTGACAGACAGGGTCGAGGAACAATAGCCTTTGATGATTTTATCCAGTGCTGTGTGGTTCTACAGGTCAGTGGCATTAACATGTCTGTTTACAGAGTCAGGAACAGTCCATACTCCAACCCCATCCCTCGTTCTCCATTATACATTCATGGCAGAGCtcaggggactataggtttcatctccaccTGTCCGTGTGtttgtcagtcagtcagtctatCCCACATAGTGCTTtctcaactctttttttttttttttcttcacataaTTCCTCAAGATATTCAGCtgaatttttaacttttattttagtagtcttattcaacttactatGCTTGCACAACACTTATGCCTGAGTCATACCttcacactgcagaattctctcccttgccagATATGCGTAGTGATATCCTTGCACGGACTACCTGTAACctcattctcaattctgcagtccacctgtGAAGACACTGTTAAGCTCGGGCAATAGTTTTTGTTAACCTGTAACTTTGTGTttgcttttatttcttttatttttttctgaacACGGCATACAGTTTGTTTCGGTCGGGATAAAGTTTGACTTGGcccattttgacagagttattggCTCCTGAACTTAGGAAACTTTATGGGACATAGTGATACATTGTTTTAGCAGTAGCACAGCATGCTTGTTTCTATCTTGGTATCACATCCCTCAGTTTCATATTTTTGGGACAGCCATTCACACGAtgcagtattattattttttgtgtatattcatagtgttttccctagcttgttttagcatggtgcagcaccatgcctcaatagtgtagcaccatgttgccgtaatcagtgccatgctgccctgagattaaacaagacTTTTTCACCAATTAATTCTAacattgcctttataaaacacccaaaaaggtattattaattaataaaatatgcattttatatcttttgccattcatttattaaagcaattacattaatgtttatttcaattaatttttgtgtatttttaatggaaaaaaaagtgccgtgaaaatgccccaaaagtgtttggtctaccatgccttgccaaatttctagggaaatcactaattcACTGTTTTGTGTTTCAGACTCTAACAGGCTCGTTCCGGCTGTACGACACGGATCAGGACGGGTGGATACAGATCACATACGAACAGTTTCTAACCATGGTGTTCAGTCTCAAGAGCTAGTTCGGTTTCCCTCGTACAACTGCTGCCTGTGTACAATCGAACCATATGCTCAAAACAGTGCTCTGCTATTGTAAATGAGTCTTCTAACCCTTGTGACCGTTTTTTATTGCAGTATGGCAACAAATTCAGTGAACAATaagagctacatgtatgtgaatatTACAGAAATCCATAGAtcaattcatatttttttctaaagcctaaaaatataaaagaatgTTCAGTTAACAGCTTCGTTTTAAATCAAACAAcacttaattttttgttatcTTTGACACTGAACATTTTACTGCTGTTCAGTGTACAGCTTCATAAATATTTGTTTCGCCCTAAATTAACATTCAGTTTctgtgtttaaatttaaaatacaatcaTGCATTATGTCCAATACCAGTaagtaattaaaatacattaatcTCCCTCACGGCTGTTGGGAAGATGAAAGCTAAATACCaggccccatgcttataaaaccttttttgAGTCTTAGCCTCGAGACTTATAATTGAGTCTGAGattcaaaacgttttataagaCACGGGGGTACAGAGTGTGTCATATGTTTCTATATTGGTCCATCATGTCAGTAATTCGGTATCTTATCCATCATTtgatattctttttattttttaaattttggttCTTTGTTCTgaagacaacaaaaaaaagaagatttaaaaGTGTAAAGTTAAGAaacgtttttttaatgtaactcTACAGTAACTAAtatttgatgtacatgtatatattttgtggaACAGTAGTAGCAGATTGCCAAGGAAAAAAAATGtcagtttaatgacaccgcatTCATAGTTTAATCTATGGCTATAATATTTAAGAGAAGTCATAATTTTCACACAGTGTCATGTTTGAGAGACAAATCCTcacttatatataaaatatcttcatGTATATCTAATAGTCACTGATGAAACAATGTGCTAAGGTGTCATtcaacattcctttcatctgttttatatttaattagaGCAGTGTGTACACGTATTGGAATTAATAGTTGTTGAGTTGAAATTGTGTGTAAACTTACAAagaggttgttttatttgtataagtAATATATATGGCTCTGTTAAATcatgatcataatattaatttgtagATCTATACAGACAATATAGATTTTTATtacccagcggtcactcataacagggaaaatattttccatattttctcagtgggaAATATTCCGCATTGGTCAAACAAACAATACTAATattactattggatgatttgatgcttacaaaccaatgaccttgtcggtactaaatatgatgtcatcacaatttggcaaacacaaaatgacgtcatgtagtttaaagagtttgcatttatggctctctgtttttggtgttaaatgtataacaaaatgtcattttaatgcaattcattatagattttgtaccagaataaagagaacttttgttttgaaaattatctatgaacgtgattaaattacaaaattatagcaatactcagaacagtgcataaagtcttttaaattgtttttataactgtgtgttcatgtgtgtcgaaaataaacgcttttagagaaaacaatagctgaggtaataaatagaataacaaactctataccagttattatcaaatttatgtccctcgtgaaataattttcatttgtcattcaggacataaatttgataataactggtaactcgcttattatcctctatatatagaCAATATAGATTTATATAGACAATAAGAATGTAAAGTCGAGAAATcaaatttatttgttgtttatgaatttaaaaatctaAACTTCATTTTTAAGGTCACATGAGTAACTGAGTATTTGTCACAATTTGTCAGTCATAAATGTTATGTATTATCAGttgaaaacatattacaatagCAGCAAACTGATAAAAGTCCCTTTAATGGTTTGGCTTTATACGTTTAGAATGAACTACAGGCGTTTGTGCCTGGGGTTTATAGGTTTTTAGCAGAAGTATCACCATATGTTAAAATTTGGAACACCTTAGAAGTTgatgatgaaacaaaataacagaACTAAACAATATTGCAGCTAGcatgttcttttgttcttttttttctcacaatAATTTCTGTTCggtttgatgtaaaaagaaCTTGaaaagggttagggttattttaaactgaaattatcaggtcaggtcatagggattaacatgcacattcagagcaagctggtgtggcacacgcctgtcatgggtctGCCCATgctggctcctccatccaggacaggaaagggtttggagTGGATGGCAGGAGGGACCGCCCATgctggctcctccatccaggacaggaaagggtttggagTGGATGGCAGGAGGGACCGCCCATgctggctcctccatccaggacaggaaagggtttggagTGGATGGCAGGAGGGACCGCCCATgctggctcctccatccaggacaggaaagggtttggagTGGATGGCAGGAGGGACCGCCCATgctggctcctccatccaggacaggaaagggtttggagTGGATAGCAGGAGGGACCGCCCATGCTGGCAAGTACAAGAgaacaccagcagcccgaccagggtcggtagcgggtggGGGCATTTGTGGTGCTGgtgaattttgaatgtcctgtaggattaagtCCAAAATATAAAGATTTTCAGTTTTCAGAGGTAATTTTGGCACATAATTTGGATCGGTTCATCGAAaagaaaactgaaattattaacagaaaacatttttaGTGAAAGCTGGTAACAGGGTATACACGTAGGTACATAATTTTATGGTGTGTATGATTTGCCAAAATTAGCTTAAATGTGCCTTTAAAGTTCATGTTAATGGCAATACTGAATTACAATGTACCTTGTAATTGTTTTGCTGGGGGGTTTTAttgagtaaaaaaaataaaaaatcagacTACATTGCTAatgatgttttaaatttgttgttattagtaATACAGTCGGACCGTGTTAATCAGCCACCTGTCTGTAAGAGGCCAACTATTATTCCACATGATATGTTTTAGTGTAAACAGAAACGGACTTGTACTATGAAAACAATTGTCGTAAGAGGCTACATACTGTATGGTATTTCTGAA
It encodes:
- the LOC121373351 gene encoding programmed cell death protein 6-like isoform X1, whose amino-acid sequence is MAYNPYQQQQQQQYRGPAPPPQQPDQNWLMSVFQRVDRDRSGQISVKELGDALSNGTWTPFNPETVRLMIGMFDRDQSGTINFQEFSALWKYVTDWQQCFRSYDRDNSGSIDKNELKNALTSFGYRLSDRFYDILVKKFDRQGRGTIAFDDFIQCCVVLQTLTGSFRLYDTDQDGWIQITYEQFLTMVFSLKS
- the LOC121373351 gene encoding programmed cell death protein 6-like isoform X2 — its product is MAYNPYQQQQQQQYRGPAPPPQQPDQNWLMSVFQRIDKDRSGSISTNELGEALSNGTWTPFNPETVRLMIGMFDRDQSGTINFQEFSALWKYVTDWQQCFRSYDRDNSGSIDKNELKNALTSFGYRLSDRFYDILVKKFDRQGRGTIAFDDFIQCCVVLQTLTGSFRLYDTDQDGWIQITYEQFLTMVFSLKS